In Selenomonadales bacterium, the following proteins share a genomic window:
- a CDS encoding glutathione peroxidase, with protein sequence MSIYEIRVHDMHGNEIALAQYRGKVLLVVNTATECGFTPHYGELERLHRQYQDRGLVVLDFPSNQFKQAPGTVEEIHAFCTGRFGVTFLPFAKVDVAGPDAHPLFAYLTAQTQFAGFDMSHPIGPRLDAKLRAADPNYHLTPEIKWNFTKFLVDRDGKIVGRFEPTFDMAALENIIRGSL encoded by the coding sequence ATGAGCATATACGAGATAAGAGTCCACGACATGCACGGCAACGAGATTGCACTGGCACAATACCGTGGGAAAGTTTTACTTGTTGTCAACACAGCCACAGAGTGTGGTTTCACGCCGCACTATGGCGAACTCGAACGGCTACACAGGCAATACCAGGACCGTGGCCTAGTGGTACTCGACTTCCCGAGTAACCAGTTTAAGCAAGCTCCGGGTACAGTCGAGGAAATTCACGCCTTCTGCACGGGACGCTTTGGAGTTACTTTCCTGCCATTCGCCAAGGTCGACGTCGCAGGGCCCGATGCTCACCCGCTCTTTGCGTATCTGACCGCACAGACGCAGTTTGCCGGCTTCGACATGTCACACCCCATCGGTCCGCGCCTAGACGCCAAGTTGCGTGCGGCGGACCCGAACTATCACCTAACGCCTGAAATCAAGTGGAACTTCACGAAATTCTTAGTCGACCGTGACGGAAAGATAGTGGGACGCTTCGAGCCTACTTTTGACATGGCTGCGCTCGAAAACATTATCCGAGGTAGCTTGTAG
- a CDS encoding MoxR family ATPase has product MGAAAIAARLRENVGKVIIGKEGVIDLILVALACEGHILLEDVPGTGKTMLAKTVSRSLQLEFRRVQFTPDLLPSDVTGVSVFNEATAQFEFRKGPAFTNVLLADEINRATPRTQAALLECMEERQVTTDGETRPLADPFIVLATQNPIEQEGTFPLPEAQLDRFLLRLSLGYPSPQEEAHLLTRFAATNPLHALQPVAGAVDVVAMRTAAQAVLLGEAVSAYIVAIVRATREHEALRLGASPRATIALMRAARARAALLGRAFVMPDDVKELVKPVLSHRLILKNQFRLRGQSQESVLDSVLGQIPVPVLPDTDQ; this is encoded by the coding sequence GTGGGTGCGGCGGCAATTGCCGCGCGCCTGCGCGAAAACGTGGGCAAGGTCATTATCGGCAAAGAAGGCGTTATCGACCTTATCCTCGTCGCTCTAGCCTGCGAAGGACACATACTGCTTGAGGACGTGCCTGGCACAGGCAAGACCATGCTCGCCAAAACCGTGAGTCGCTCCCTGCAGCTTGAGTTTAGGCGCGTGCAGTTCACCCCTGACTTGTTGCCCTCTGACGTGACCGGCGTAAGTGTGTTTAACGAGGCCACAGCGCAGTTTGAGTTTCGCAAAGGCCCTGCGTTTACTAACGTGCTCTTGGCGGACGAAATCAACAGGGCTACCCCGCGCACGCAAGCTGCCTTGCTCGAATGCATGGAGGAACGGCAAGTGACAACCGACGGCGAAACGCGTCCACTTGCCGACCCCTTTATCGTCCTGGCTACGCAAAACCCGATTGAACAGGAAGGCACATTCCCTTTGCCTGAGGCACAGCTAGACCGCTTCTTGCTGCGCCTGTCGTTAGGCTATCCTTCTCCACAGGAAGAAGCGCACTTGTTAACGCGCTTTGCGGCGACCAATCCTTTGCATGCCCTGCAGCCCGTTGCGGGCGCCGTTGACGTAGTGGCTATGCGTACGGCAGCGCAAGCAGTTTTGCTCGGTGAAGCGGTATCGGCATACATCGTGGCAATAGTACGCGCTACGCGCGAGCATGAAGCGCTGCGACTTGGGGCCAGCCCGCGTGCCACAATAGCTTTAATGCGCGCGGCTCGCGCCCGCGCCGCGTTGCTCGGGCGTGCTTTTGTGATGCCAGATGACGTTAAGGAACTCGTGAAACCGGTGTTAAGCCACAGACTTATCTTAAAAAACCAATTCCGGCTGCGCGGCCAGAGCCAGGAGAGCGTGCTCGACTCAGTTCTTGGTCAAATCCCTGTTCCTGTTTTGCCTGACACCGATCAATGA